A part of Gemmatimonas groenlandica genomic DNA contains:
- the solA gene encoding N-methyl-L-tryptophan oxidase, with protein MIRDFDVIVVGVGGMGSAATYQLAARGLRVLGIEQHELGHGFGSSHGLTRIIRLAYFEDPSYVPLLRRAFTLWRELQDGMDEPLLHVTGGLDVGFAGSHVFEGSLRSCREHDLPHEVLDASALASRFPGWRPAANAMAVYQPDAGFLTPERCIQSYAERARSLGADIRTRERVLDYSASGGSVRVRTDRGEYEAAQLVLTAGPWMQELAPSLRSLLTPERQVLGWFDIADRARFAPSAFPVFVLEADEGIFYGFPEYGVPGFKIGRYHHLAERVRPDTVDRVCHPRDEAALRDAVSRYFPEANGALRSSAVCLFTNTPDEHFIIDRAPGSPEVLLVSPCSGHGFKFCSVIGEICADLVQHGTTSHDIALFGLERFRGALS; from the coding sequence GTGATTCGCGATTTCGATGTCATCGTCGTCGGCGTTGGCGGGATGGGGAGCGCCGCCACCTATCAGCTCGCCGCTCGCGGGCTGCGCGTGCTGGGTATCGAACAGCACGAGCTCGGCCATGGCTTTGGCTCCTCCCATGGCCTCACCCGTATCATTCGCCTCGCCTATTTCGAGGACCCGTCGTATGTGCCGTTGCTGCGCCGCGCGTTTACCCTCTGGCGTGAGCTGCAGGACGGCATGGATGAGCCGTTGCTGCATGTCACCGGCGGGCTCGACGTGGGATTCGCCGGCAGCCACGTGTTCGAGGGCTCGCTACGCAGCTGCCGGGAGCACGACCTGCCGCACGAGGTGCTCGACGCGTCGGCCCTGGCGTCGCGCTTTCCGGGATGGCGACCCGCGGCGAATGCGATGGCCGTATATCAGCCCGACGCCGGTTTTCTCACGCCGGAGCGCTGCATTCAGTCCTACGCCGAACGCGCCCGTTCGCTTGGCGCTGACATTCGCACGAGGGAGCGCGTACTCGACTATTCCGCCAGCGGCGGGAGTGTGCGCGTTCGCACCGATCGCGGCGAATATGAGGCCGCGCAACTCGTGTTGACCGCCGGGCCATGGATGCAGGAGCTGGCGCCGTCGCTGCGATCGCTGCTCACCCCCGAACGCCAGGTGCTCGGCTGGTTCGACATCGCCGACCGCGCCCGCTTCGCGCCCTCGGCGTTTCCGGTATTCGTGCTCGAAGCCGACGAGGGCATCTTCTACGGCTTCCCCGAGTACGGCGTGCCGGGCTTCAAGATTGGCCGCTATCACCATCTCGCTGAACGCGTTCGTCCGGACACTGTAGACCGTGTCTGTCATCCCCGTGACGAAGCGGCACTACGTGACGCGGTATCGCGCTACTTCCCCGAGGCCAACGGTGCACTGCGGTCGTCGGCCGTGTGCCTGTTCACGAATACGCCCGACGAGCACTTCATCATCGATCGCGCGCCGGGCTCGCCGGAAGTCCTGCTGGTGTCACCCTGCTCCGGGCACGGCTTCAAGTTCTGCAGTGTGATCGGCGAGATCTGTGCCGATCTGGTGCAGCACGGCACCACGTCGCACGACATCGCGCTGTTCGGACTCGAGCGGTTCCGCGGCGCCCTGAGTTAG
- a CDS encoding SusC/RagA family TonB-linked outer membrane protein, translating to MFHRAIIGRLAVIAAVLLVALPSRALLAQTGTISGRVTDAATAQPIADARVVVAGTSFETQTSKDGEYRLTNVKPGRTGISVFRLGYKASRDSVTVVAGQTASLNVKMTQSVINLSEVVVTGTVGNQQRKAQAAVVASVSAADIIKDAPITSVANLLQSRVPGVALSSQSGTKGTATQIRIRGASSINLSNQPLLFIDGVRINEGQIGSGQSGQQFDRMNDLNPEEIESIEVVKGPAAATLYGADASAGVIQIITKKGRAGSNSFQQTLRLETGSSDARYTPPDNYGACTAALILPTSTNPLCRGKTVGDLVNDNPLARVGGFQKGSARVFNYSARGGGQNYGFNLSYGSDNSEGTLPNNKYNRYNVRTNVNYVANSKLNFDVGLGLVQSKIDLPDNDNNIFGWLGGGLLGSPLTRNDSPTGQLTQDGWYSNRHYNAINAIERSLLTKRVTTSITANYAPTTWFTNRVTGGMDYASDNQRSFFPKNDSLWYGGLTDGGSNASTARGAERYTFDYLGNMRKQLGADWETNLSFGLQVISTRNTLLTANGIGFVTNANNSVGSAATTTGGGGFTEQRQFGYLSQLQIGNQNKRFVQVGVRVDKNSSFGTTAPAFVLPKIGGSWAISEESFFEPLSGIFNTMRLRAAYGTTGRSPNPGDALTTLSAASFNISGSTSAGAIPGNPGNADLKPERGSEFEAGLDAGFFDNRVSAELTYFKKQTKDLIIARPIPPSLGFSSNPLANIGAVENSGLELALNISALNTQNVRWDIRAGANTLHNELTSLGDGADKVLPFNLGGAGRTIVGQQLGVFVSKKIESVDLATGKVIVSDTLAPMGNLFPTLEWNLTNTVTLFKNLRVSALLDAKRDFLVQNFTAFFRETQLVRSNLRLDPTALSPEERLRRFGNPTSGQPAFVTNKGNNATVNDVIDSYLEKGDFIRLREVSATYTLPSTLMKRIGNRVQSASLTFAVQNVKLWSDYSGADPEINSQTNAFSRQDFLTTPNPRNTVLRFNLTF from the coding sequence ATGTTTCACCGAGCGATTATTGGTCGCTTGGCGGTCATCGCCGCCGTTCTGCTGGTCGCCCTCCCGTCGCGTGCCCTGTTGGCACAGACCGGAACGATCAGCGGCAGGGTGACTGATGCCGCCACCGCGCAACCTATAGCCGACGCCCGCGTCGTCGTTGCGGGCACGAGCTTCGAGACACAGACAAGTAAGGACGGCGAGTACCGTCTCACGAACGTGAAGCCTGGTCGGACGGGAATCTCCGTATTCCGCCTTGGCTACAAAGCATCGCGCGATAGCGTGACGGTCGTGGCCGGCCAGACCGCCAGCCTGAATGTCAAGATGACCCAATCGGTCATCAACCTGTCCGAAGTTGTCGTGACGGGTACTGTCGGTAACCAGCAGCGTAAGGCGCAGGCTGCTGTCGTCGCCTCCGTCTCGGCCGCCGATATCATCAAGGATGCGCCCATCACCAGCGTGGCGAACCTCCTGCAGTCCCGCGTGCCGGGCGTTGCCCTGAGCTCGCAGTCCGGAACCAAGGGAACGGCCACGCAGATCCGCATCCGCGGTGCGTCATCGATCAACCTGTCGAACCAGCCGCTGCTGTTCATCGACGGCGTTCGTATCAACGAGGGCCAGATCGGCTCGGGGCAGTCCGGTCAGCAGTTTGACCGCATGAACGATCTGAACCCGGAAGAGATCGAGAGCATCGAGGTGGTGAAGGGTCCGGCCGCCGCGACGCTGTACGGCGCCGATGCGTCCGCCGGCGTGATCCAGATCATCACCAAGAAGGGTCGGGCAGGCTCCAACAGCTTCCAGCAAACGCTTCGCCTGGAGACCGGCTCATCGGATGCGCGCTACACGCCGCCCGACAACTACGGCGCGTGTACGGCCGCCCTGATTCTGCCCACCAGCACCAACCCGCTCTGCCGCGGCAAGACCGTTGGCGATCTGGTCAACGACAACCCGCTGGCCCGCGTCGGTGGCTTCCAGAAGGGTAGCGCACGCGTGTTCAACTACAGCGCGCGTGGCGGTGGCCAGAATTACGGATTCAACTTGTCGTACGGTTCGGACAACTCCGAAGGCACGTTGCCGAACAACAAGTACAATCGTTACAACGTACGCACGAACGTCAACTACGTCGCGAACTCGAAGCTCAACTTCGACGTCGGACTGGGGCTGGTCCAGAGCAAGATCGACCTGCCCGACAACGACAACAACATCTTCGGCTGGTTGGGCGGCGGTCTCCTGGGCAGCCCCCTGACGCGTAATGACTCGCCGACGGGGCAGCTTACGCAGGACGGCTGGTATAGCAACCGCCACTACAACGCGATCAACGCGATCGAGCGCAGTCTGCTCACCAAGCGCGTGACCACGTCGATCACGGCCAACTACGCGCCGACCACGTGGTTCACGAACCGCGTCACTGGTGGCATGGACTACGCGTCTGACAACCAGCGCAGCTTCTTCCCGAAGAACGACAGCCTCTGGTATGGCGGTCTGACCGACGGCGGCAGCAACGCCTCGACGGCACGTGGCGCCGAACGCTACACGTTCGACTACCTCGGTAACATGAGGAAGCAGCTCGGCGCAGATTGGGAAACCAACTTGTCGTTCGGCCTTCAGGTAATCTCCACGCGCAACACGCTGCTCACGGCCAACGGTATCGGCTTCGTGACCAATGCGAACAACTCTGTTGGGTCAGCGGCGACCACCACCGGTGGCGGCGGCTTCACCGAACAGCGTCAGTTCGGCTACCTCTCGCAGCTGCAGATCGGCAACCAGAACAAGCGCTTCGTGCAGGTCGGTGTCCGCGTCGACAAGAACTCGTCCTTCGGTACAACGGCACCGGCATTCGTACTGCCCAAGATCGGTGGTAGCTGGGCGATCTCCGAAGAAAGCTTCTTCGAGCCGCTTTCGGGCATCTTCAACACCATGCGTCTGCGCGCTGCGTACGGCACGACGGGCCGCTCGCCCAACCCGGGCGACGCGCTCACCACGCTGTCCGCCGCGTCGTTCAACATCTCGGGCTCCACGAGCGCGGGTGCCATTCCGGGCAACCCCGGTAATGCCGACCTCAAGCCGGAGCGTGGCAGCGAGTTCGAAGCCGGTCTAGACGCCGGGTTCTTCGACAACCGCGTGTCGGCCGAGCTCACGTACTTCAAGAAACAGACGAAGGACCTGATCATCGCGCGTCCGATTCCGCCGTCGCTCGGTTTTTCCTCGAACCCGCTGGCGAACATCGGCGCGGTGGAGAACAGTGGACTTGAGCTCGCCCTGAATATCAGCGCACTCAACACGCAGAACGTGCGCTGGGACATCCGCGCGGGTGCCAACACACTTCACAACGAGTTGACCAGCCTCGGCGACGGCGCCGATAAGGTGCTCCCGTTCAACCTAGGCGGCGCAGGCCGGACGATTGTCGGCCAGCAGCTTGGTGTGTTCGTGTCCAAGAAGATCGAATCGGTTGACCTGGCCACTGGCAAAGTCATTGTCAGCGATACGCTGGCCCCGATGGGTAACCTGTTCCCGACGTTGGAGTGGAACCTCACCAACACGGTCACGCTGTTCAAGAACCTGCGGGTGTCAGCACTGCTCGACGCGAAGCGTGACTTCCTCGTGCAGAACTTCACGGCGTTCTTCCGTGAAACGCAGCTGGTTCGTTCCAACCTGCGTCTTGATCCGACGGCGTTGTCCCCTGAGGAGCGCCTGCGTCGATTCGGCAATCCAACCTCCGGCCAGCCGGCGTTCGTGACCAACAAGGGCAACAACGCTACCGTGAACGACGTGATCGACTCTTACCTCGAGAAGGGCGATTTCATCCGCCTCCGCGAAGTGTCCGCCACCTACACGCTGCCGTCGACGCTGATGAAGCGCATTGGCAACCGCGTGCAAAGCGCGTCGCTCACGTTCGCCGTGCAGAACGTGAAGCTCTGGAGTGACTACTCCGGGGCTGACCCCGAGATCAACTCGCAGACCAACGCGTTCTCGCGCCAGGACTTCCTGACGACGCCGAATCCGCGGAATACCGTTCTGCGGTTCAACCTCACCTTCTAA